The DNA region GGTACAAAAACAGAGACAGTGGAAGTGAAGCCGCAGGTTTCTGAAACGCAGGTTTATACCGAGGTAGAGCAGTTGGCAGAATTCCCTGGTGGAATCAATGCTTTCCGAAGCAAGGTAAACAGCAACTTCGATACCTCAGTAATGAGCGGTGACGAAGGAGTGGTAAAATCAGAAGTTACCTTCGTAGTCGAAAGAGACGGAAGTATCACTGATGTTAAAGCAACAGGATCAAACTCAACCATGAATGCCGAAGCTGTGCGAACAGTGAAGTCTATCAAAAACAAATGGGCTCCGGCAAAAATCAACGGACAAGCAGTGCGTTATCGTTACCGACTTCCTTTGACCATGCAGTTTGAATAATAAGCAATTATTAAATTTCACATAAAAGAGAAGCAACTGCTTCTCTTTTTATTTTTTTTGTACTTTTGCGTTCATGATGTTTAACTGGTTATCAATAGTTGCGGGCTGCTTTTACGTAATTTTGGGAGTTACCGTAATTATTTATAAGTTTTTTGTCATTTATCTGGAAACTAATGTCGCTTATCCTCTAGGTGCACTGCTGATTCTTTATGGCATATTCAGAATTTTTAGGGCGATTTACAGAATGCGTCAAGATCGGGCGAACAATGAAGAGTAAGACACTGCTGTTTTTCTTGGGATTACTATTGTTCTTTTTTTCATGTAAGAAGAAGGAAAGAGTGGTGGATAATCCGGTGCAGGGCGAAATCACCATTTCGACTGACGAATCTTTTAAAAGTGTCGCGGAAGCGCTTACCGATCGGTACATGGCGTTATATCCCAATACCAAGATTAATCTTGAAATCAAGAAAGAGGATCTAGGATATCTCGATCTACTCGATAACAAAGTTAGGGTAGTCGTGATGTCGCGTGAGTTGAGTCAGAAAGAGAAGGATGCCTACAAAAGCAAAATCGATATGGACATGGTTCCGGCAAGATTTGCGGCAGATGCAGTGGTTTTTATCGTTCCAAAGAGTTCAACCAGAACAAGCATTTCCCTAAATGAAATCAAAGAGGAACTAAATTCGGATAACAAACGCATTGTTTTTGACGGCACGAATTCCAGCAACCTGAACTTTGTTGCCCAGAAACTCAATACCACGCCCGATAAATTAAAGTTTTCTATTATTAATGGTAATAAGAATGTAGTGGAACAGCTGAACAGCCATCCAGACAAGATCGGCGTTATCAGCTTGAACACCATAAGCAGACCTTACGACAAAGAATCGGAGGAGCTGCGGAACTCGGTGAAGCTCCTGTCTGTAACTGAAGGAAACAAAACATTGGAGCCCACTATAGCAAACATCAGAAACATGTCGTACCCATTCACGCGAGTTTTATATTTTCTGACTAATGAGCCCTATTTTGGGTTAGGGAACGGCTTGATCAGATTTTCCTGCATGCAGCTTGGTCAGATTGTTGTTTCCAAGGAAGGATTGCAACCCTACAACATTTTCGAAAGACAGGTACAAATGCGGTAGAACACCTAAATCACTGATAGATAATAAATTATTTATTTTGGTATAAAATTGGGTATATCAATAATGTTCAAACAAATATTTAAACAAAATAAAA from Chryseobacterium suipulveris includes:
- a CDS encoding PstS family phosphate ABC transporter substrate-binding protein yields the protein MKSKTLLFFLGLLLFFFSCKKKERVVDNPVQGEITISTDESFKSVAEALTDRYMALYPNTKINLEIKKEDLGYLDLLDNKVRVVVMSRELSQKEKDAYKSKIDMDMVPARFAADAVVFIVPKSSTRTSISLNEIKEELNSDNKRIVFDGTNSSNLNFVAQKLNTTPDKLKFSIINGNKNVVEQLNSHPDKIGVISLNTISRPYDKESEELRNSVKLLSVTEGNKTLEPTIANIRNMSYPFTRVLYFLTNEPYFGLGNGLIRFSCMQLGQIVVSKEGLQPYNIFERQVQMR